The genomic interval CTGCATAATTTCACCGTTGCTTTTGAACGCATACATCCTCTTATCCATAGCACCGATGATGACTTCCTGAATCCCGTCTCCGTCCAGATCATAATATTTCGGTGACGCAAAGAACTTTGCAATGGAGTCCTGAAAAATTCTTTTTCCCAATCCTTTATTTCCCTCAAATCTGTTTTTTGCAGTTGAAGTAAAACTCATTTCATCAGTGGTTACTATATGCTTATTCCAGACCTTTGATGTATCAGGGAAATTGTACCAGTCAGTGTTTAAAGTTTTGTTCGATGTTATGTACGATGTAAATCTTGGATACGCTACCCATATAGGATAAGCGGGACCTTCAAGCGGCCATTTGTATGTGCTGGGATTCTGATATCCTAAGTCCAAATAATATCCGTATAATGGTTGACCGATTAAATTTGTATTATCTAAATTCTGTGTATTGCCTGACGGACCTGCCAGAGAGGCTATATGTATTTCACCGCCGACTGATGTTATTATATATGGGTCAGATTTTCCCGTTGTAAATCCACTCAATGGATTGCTTGTATTGTTTACAGTAATTTCTAATTTCGCCTTATATCCTTTTTTCACTCCAACCTGCAAAGGACTCGTATTAGTGCTGAACAATCCCCCCGCAGGCGGCAATGCTGCTTTGCTTGATGGAAAAATTGTTGTAGTAAACGCACCTGTATTTGCCTGATTACTAAAACTTAATGCAGGAATTGTATTTCCGAGTGTATCGTAAACTGTTAACGATGTCGTTGTGCTTCCTGTTAGATTTACTTTGTGCTTAAAGATATGGTCGAATGATGAGCCGCGTGCCAGCGTTTCGTAGTCGTAAGTTATCTTTGTTATGTTTAAGCTTAAGTCAGTTACAATTGTCTGCTTCATGCTTGCGACAAAATCGTTCACGTCCCAGTCATTCCATGCGCTGTTTTTTATATCTTCAAATGCCAGTATATAATTATTTATTTGTGTATTCGGATTTGAATTCTTTATTGATATGGATGCTGAATTCTGAGCAGATAATGTGTCAGCTAAAGCATTTCCTTTTAATAAAGTGGAAACAGTAACTGAAGTATTATTCGGAATAGGATTTCCGTTATAATAATTCAGCTCACCCTTTGCTATAATTTTTATTTTCAAGGTATCGGATGTAGAAAAACTAAATCCGCTCCATTTCACAGTGCTTTGAGTTGTACCTGCTGTGTAAGTCCCAGAACCTAAATTTCCCTGAGTGTTGCTGGTAAGCACTGACGACTGATAATCTAATCCATCCGGCAATGTAACTGTAACGTTTGCTCCGTTTAGAGCTACTCCTGCCCTGTTTGTTAAATATGCAAAATATGATATCGTGTCATTTGAATTTACTTCTGCTTTGCTGGTGTTATTAATCACATTAACATTATCCGCTATCATGTCATTTGCAAAACACATCCAGTCACCTGACCAGTTGCAAGTTGCCACAACTATCGGCTGCGTAGAAGTAACTCTCATATAAGGAATTGTTGTCGCTCCGTTATTAAGCTGATTGTACTTTGCTTTGTTTACCTTAAAATCATAATACTTTCCTGCTGAGAGATTTATTGTTGTATCTACTAGTCCGCTTAAATTATTATCACGGATTCTTACTTCTGAGTTATCATAGTTTGCATAAATAAAAAGATGTGTGAACAATCCGTCTGCGGAAAGCGTTGTATATTTTTGATTAGTACCCGGAATAACGCAGTTATCAATTTTATTCGGATATGGAAGATACACTACTAAATTTTGCCCTGCATTTATACCTCTGTCTGATGCAGCATAAGAATAAATATCTGCCGTTGTAGCTCCGTACGAACTTTGTAGATAATTTCCTTCGAAAATAGAAACTTTTCCGCCGTTTGTATAAGCGCGGAATTTATGCTCGTTCTGGTTTCCGTTATCAAGAAAATTACCGACCTGAAACTGATTTAAATTATAACTCTGAAGCTGCACCCAATTATTTCCGTTATTAAGCCATTCAACCTGAAGTGTGACATTATTTGAATAAGAAGCTATTCTCAGTTCCTGCTCCTTTTTATAATCAGAGGGAATATTGAAATAAAAAAGAGAATCAACTGTGCTTCCCGTTCTTCCGGGAACGTATGCTCCTGCTTCACGTGAATTCGTAGTCAACGCTCCATACTGAACTGTAACCGGCTTGGAAGTTGTTATCATATAACTCTTTCCGTTATTCAGTAAATTTCTTCCTGTCGAAGAAGTATAAATCAAGTCCTGGTTAATATTGAGATTGGTGTTAACGAGAAGATTATTATTAGGCAAAGGATTTACCGAAGTTAGCCCTGTGTTATTCATTCCTGAAACTGATATATCATTTATTCTTACATTTGTACTGTCAAAATATGTAAAAACGTTTATATCACGATTTGAAAATGGTGAAGTATTTACATATACAAAAAAAGTATTTCCAGTCATTGTTCCGTTATCGGAAGGAAGGAAGTCATGTTCCCAGTCGGAATTCACCTGCTGATATACAATAACCGGCTTATTTGATGATACAAGAAAATAATCTCCGTCCCACTTTCCGCCTGCATCATCATTAACTGCACCGTCTTTCATATAGCAGACGTATGACTGACCTCTCATTAATATTCCTGACCATGAGTCGTCTGTATCTCCATCCGAACCGTCATCTGTAAGTACAACTGAAGTTGAATCAGTGAATGCCGTAATTACAAGACATACAGGTCTGTTGTTATTTTCATTAACGGGAGGAACATACATCTGGAATTTTGTGCCCGCTCCGCCGCTGAATGCAGCTTTGAAAGATATGAGAAATATGAGAAGGGTAAAAATTTTTTTCATGTAAAAAATTAAGTGAGCGGATTTATCTTACTACTTTTAAAGCAATTACCATACCAATAATATCAGGGAAAAATATATAATTTAGTCCAATTCTATCTATTATTTCGCTTTATTTTCTTTTAATAAATCACGTATCTCAGTTAATAACATTTGTTCTTTTGTAGGAGGCGCAGGAGGAGGAGGAGGTGCTGCCTCTTCTTTTTTCACTGCTGCCTGATAAATTTTTATCACTATAAAAATACAGAATGCAATAATTACAAAATCTATAATAGACTGAGCAAATGCTCCATAACCGATAGCAACTTCCGGGGAAACTACTTTATCACCTTCCATTACAGCTTTTTGAAGTACAAATTTCAAATCGACGAAATTTACTTTTCCGAGTAAAATTCCGATAGGAGGCATAATGATTTTATCTACAAATGCCGAAACTATTTTCCCAAAAGCTGCGCCGATAATAACACCGATGGCAAGATCCAGAACATTACCACGCATTGCGAATGCCTTGAATTCTTTAATGATTGACATAAAATATTCTTTGATTTGAACCCTGAATTTAAGATATTTTATCTATAAAAGTTACTGAAAAATTAATATCCCGGCTAAACCAAAATAAGTATATTAACTATCTTTCTTTTAAAATATTACAGTTTTTAATTGTTTTAAAATTAAAAATTGAAATAAGAAGTACAATTACTACATTACGAAAAATTCAAACACCTGTTTAATTATTTAATTAGAAACAGTGCACAATTCAACAAAAAAATCACGCTAGTTAAATTATTCCTGCAAAATAAATCCTTTCATTTTAATTTTAGATATTGTAGTTTTGTATAAGCAGGTTCTTTTACATAAATAAAACAGGGGGAAAAATGCTCGCAAGAAGCATTTCTGGAGTTACAACATTTGTATTTGTTGTGTTCTGCGCAGTTATTTTAGCTGTTGCAGGATTTTTATTAGTGATAAATTAGTAGGGGTATTAAGAAATTTTTAAAGCCGTCAGGACTTCCTTCTGACGGCTTTTTTTTTACAATTCGCTAAAAGAAACCACTTGCTTCTTTCCTTTTTATGCCATATATTATTGTAGTGATACCAAAAATTACTTACTCATTAAAGTTCTAAAGCTATTGTACTATTTTTCTTCTCCCCTGTCAGTTATATCCTTCATACCCGCAGTAAAGGACAAATAAAATAACAAATTTAATTACAAAACCAGTCCTAGATTTACCCCAGCTCTTTTTGTAATAACGTATTTCCAAATTTCATCGAAATGGAAAAAGAGCTCTTAGATTTATCCACACTGGATTTCCTTCTGGAAATCACCCAAGATTCCTTAACTTATTATTCAGAAAATGTTATAGAATCTGAATCAGGCAAAACGGCTTTAGAGTTTCAGCTTGACGAAGTAAGCTTATCTACTTTACTTAAGAAATTAGAAAACTGCAAAATTGAATTAGCAGGCAATTCCGTTCTATCTACTTATATTGATTTCAGAATACATGAAATCAAAAAAGCTATGGAAAAGAATACTATTTCAGCTTACAGCAAAAATCCACAGTACGGAATGCAATATTTCACTCTTATTTTAGATATACTTTCAGATAAGAAGAAACATTTGAACAAAGTACCTGATTAATTCATTTGTCAGCGTTTGTACTCCAGCAACCGCTCCCCATATTATTACTTGCACACTTACTTTGCACCTACAAATATCTTATATATTATAATTTCAATACTGTTTAAAGATTTATGTTTTTATTTATGAAATATTGTTTTACCTTGCGGCAGACAATATTTCATAACACTAATTACAGAAATGAAATCTCTCTTCTGCTTTATGCTTACCCTCATGAGCATTTTCACCCTTACCACAGATTTTACCCTCGCCCAACAACTTCGCTGGAGAGTTTTACCGGCCGGATTTGTATCCCCCACCCGTCTGGAAGATATCTGCTTTATCAACGCAAACACAGGCTGGACAATCACTAACTATAGTGATCAATTCGGAGGCGACCATCATCACATTTTTAAAACAACAAATGGAGGTAAAAGCTGGAGTGATCAGTCCGACAGCTCCTCTATCTATTACCGGTGCATCGGTTTTGCTGATTCGTTGAACGGGTGGATCGGAATGCTTTCAAGAGATAACGTACCTATTATTAGAACTACAAACGGAGGAGCAAACTGGTTTCCTTCGCTTGTTACTCCAATTACCGATACAAATAATGTTTGCGGGTTAAGCGTCATTAATAAAAATATTGTTTACGGATGCGGAAGGTATTGCGGTCCTTCAAGATTTTATAAAACGACTAACGGAGGAGTTAACTGGACTGTAAAAGATATGTCTCAGTATGCTACAGGCTTAGTTGATATTCATTTTTTTTCTGCTGATTCCGGTTTTGTAGTTGGCGGTACGGGCGGTATATGGCCTGATATGAATGCAGTAGTGTTGTTTACTTCAGACGGAGGTGAAACCTGGGTTGAAAGACACCGCACTGTCCGCAGTCAGGAATGGGGCTGGAAAATATCTTTCCCGACAAGAAATACTGCTTATATTTCATTGGAAAGCTGGATAAGTGATAACCAGTTTTTAAAAACAACTAACGGCGGAGTTAACTGGATAGAGAAACCATTTGTATCAGGATATAATCAGGAAGGAATAGGGTTTATTAATGAAAATACCGGCTGGCTGGGCGGCGGACCAATGACTTATAAAACTACTAACGGAGGTGATAACTGGTTTGCCGATAATATCGGTGCAAGAATGAACCGGTTCAGATTTATTAACGACACTTTAGGATACGCCGTAGGTCAGAAAATTCTCAAATTTTCCAGAGATAGCACAACCGGTATAAATGTAATTTCAAATGAGATTCCTGCAAAATTTTACCTGGAACAGAATTATCCAAACCCTTTTAATCCCGGAACTAAAATAAGATTTGAAGTTGCTTCCCCTACAGCAGATATGCGGCTGGAAGTTTACAATTCATTGGGGCAGCTTGTAGAAACACTTGTTGATAAAATTTTAAGAACCGGTACGTATGAAGTTGAGTTTTCTGCCGCTAATCATCCTTCGGGAATTTATTATTACAGATTGATAACAAATAATTACGCTGAAGTAAAAAAGATGATACTTGTAAAATAATTACAAAAGATGCCCTTTGATTAAGTTCAAAGGGCATTTTGATTTCATTTTAAAAACTAATCATTATTCCGGCTCTCGTTGTAATAAATGAAGCATTTTTCATTTCAGGTGATGTATACTGTGAATTATTGTTTCTGAAAACTGTATATCCTTTCGAATAAGTTATACCTGCATAGTTATATTTAACTCCGATATCAATCGTAAGCTTAGGTATAATTGAAATTTCTGTACCGACACCAAATGAAGTACCGACACCTGTTTCACTAACTGACTCCGTTGCGCCTGCCAATGAAATATTTGAGGGGTCCGAACTGGATGCATTTATCTGACCTGTAAGCCTTTGATTGAAATTCATAAAATGAACTCCGACCTGCGCTTCTCCGTAAGGATTTACTATTAATCCCGGAAGTTTTAATCTGCCTCCAAACATTATTGAAAAATCTGATGCCATCCAGTCAGGTGTAAATCCGCTTGCTGTTGCGCCAAGATTTGTTTTGAACTGATCAGTAAAATAAGAATTCTTGTACCCGAAAGAATTGTATTCTGCATTAACAGATAAATCTAATGGAATTAAAGGAAGCGATAAAAATACGAATCCGATTTGCGCAGATGGTCCTGCTTTATAAATATCACTGAACCCCCCGACGGGAAGATTTACTCCTGCACTGAATGAAACTTTTCTGTCTTGAGCATAAGAATTTATCGATAGAATTGTCAGGAGAAGAATTGTAAGTACTGTTTTATTGCTTTTCATGATTTAGAGTTTATTTAATAAAAAGTACATCAAATAATACATCTAAATTCCCACAAAGGATACTACATAATATTTAAAAATTTAGTTCCTGTAAGTTTTTTATGAAATTTTGCAAAGCTGAGTAAATAAGGTTTTCACTCTTTGTTACATCATTATTCAACTGTTGTAAGATTCTATCAGAATTTTTAAAATTATTTTTGTGTATGAACTTGTTAAAGATTGTAAGGTCATGCCATGCACCCAGAATTTTGTTAAGGTTATCAATTTGCCGCATAATCACTTCATCTTTCAAAAAATAAAATGCATCGCAGATTAAATCATAATTATAACCCGCTTCCTTCATAAGTTTTCTTAAATCATGCAAAGGTGATTTTTTCTTTTCATTTGTAATCTCAAACTCAGATATTTTTTTGAATAAATTATTCAGGTATTTGAATGAAAGATTTTCAATATTTCCTGATTCATTTAAAAGAAATTCCAGTTTAGTTTTTTCTTCTTTGAAAATAGTCTTCAGTCCCACTGAGTATGAAGAAATCTGATACTCTAATTTCTCTGCTAGTTTTTTGCTTTGAGTTTTAAAATATTCGTTTAGATGTTTATCAGATATCTTTAAAGCTCTTAATTCAGTTTTCAAAAGAGTGTTTGTTCTTAGTTTTCCTGCCGAGTTATATAGCTTTCTTAACAGTTCATTATCAAATTTTTCACCGTACTTAAAAAAATTGAGCAATGATTTAAACGCATTAATTTTCTTTACACACACTCTGAAATTATGGATATCCCTTCGTTTGAAATTTTTCTTTATCTTCCAAAGCTCCTTAATGCAATCATTTTGTAGTGATAAATAATACTCAAATAAATATTTTTTTGAGATATCCATACCAAAACTTACTTGTTTGCATTTCACTGTTCAATTACTCAATTTTTCCTGTAAAAACAAAAAGCCCTGCAAAATTTCTTCTGCAGGGCTTTGATGAAACTTTACATACTATAATTTTACTTTATCAGTACCATTTTTTTGCTTTGAACGAAATCCGGCGTTTCCAGTCTGTAGAAATAAATGCCTGATGAAAGATTTGCCCCCGGCATTTCAACTGAATGATAGTCAGCAGATAAAATTTTATTTTCAATCAAGCTCATAACTTCTTTACCGTTCATATCAAAAACTCTCAATGTTACTCTTCCTTCTTTAGGCAAATTAAAATTAATCTTTGTAGAAGGATTGAATGGATTTGGATAGTTCTGCAGTAATTCAAATTTCTGCGGCACACCAATTACAACTTCATTACTTAATTCATAATATCTATAATTCCCGTTAAGGTCTGTCTGCTTCAATCTGTATGAATATTTTCCTGCTTTAATATTCTTATCCGTGAATGAATAATTTTTCTCATTCTGAACAGTCCCGTTGCCGTTAACCTTTCCTATACTACTCCATTGTCCATCGATATTTTTTCTTTCAATGATAAACTCTTTATTATTTACTTCTCCTGATGTCTTCCATTTTAGTGTTACTGAATTCCTTTCCACTAATGAATAAAACGAAACTAATTCAACCGGCAACGGAGTATCAGGCCAAAGTTTTCTTTCATAAACTCCTCTGCCGTGCGTTGCAGCCCTTATTGAATTATTCGCAGGCGAAATACTTAAATCAAAGACCATTGCTGCTTCTGGCATTCCGTCGCTGAAAGATGACCACGTCGTTCCTGAATTTGTGCTGATATAAATTCCTAAATCATTTCCAAGATAAACATTATGCGATATTGAAGGGTCAACAACTATTGACTGCACCGGCACGTCGGGCAATGTTCCGTTTATATCGCTCCAGCTGCTTCCACCGTCAGTTGTTTTGTAAACATGAGAAGTACCAAACCCTCCGAACGCAGCATAAACAATTCTGCTATCCAATGGATCAACTGCAATTTTGTTTGGATACCTGTTTGGCAATCCTGTAGTAATATTAGTCCAGCTTGTACTTCCGTTCGTACTTTTAAAAAATCCCATCTGATTCGCACCGCCGGAGTTTGGAACTGTTGCCGCATATAATGTATCTGAACTTGTCTTTGATACTGCTATAGATAAAATCTTATTGCCGTCTAATGCCGCTGCAAGTGAATCAAAACTAATACCGCCGTTAGTTGACTTAAATATTTTCTTCGCACCCGCATAAACTACTCCTGTATCCGAAGGACTTCTGACAATCGGCGAAATGAAATTCGCATTTACACTATTTGAAGTAAATGTAGTCGTCATCGTATTCTGCGCGCCTTTATTCGAAGAGTAATTTACTTCCATATATTTATCTCCCATAATAATCGAATTATTATTCAGCGGATTTATACTGCAATACGTTCCGTCTCCGCCCGAAGGTCTGTACCAGCTATTGCTTCCATCGTATCTTGCAATACCGTTATCCTGCAATCCTCCTATGGCAAGAGTTGAATCCGTTGCCGAATTCGAAAATCCTCCATAGAACTGGGCCGTCACTAATTTATTATTGCACCTTGTATAATTTTCTCCGAAATCAAACGACCTGTATATTCCACCGTCAGTAGCTACGTAAATTTTATTTGCATCGTAAGGATTTGAAATTATCTGATGATGGTCAACATGAATATAATTTGCCGCGCTTGTATTTGTGCTGCTCTTTTGTGTGATTGTAACACCTGAATTTGTTGACTTATAAAAATTTACTCCGCTGAAAAGCATTTGCGAAGAATCGTTATCTTTTATCTTCACACCTGCAGCGTACCAACCCTGGTCTTCAAGCATATCGGGAGTTCCGCCGGAAGTCTGTGTCCATGTCGCTCCCTGGTCTGTTGTTTTATAAATACCAACAGTTCCTGCAGAAGATGTTCTGCTTCCTATTACAGCGTAAACAATATTATGATTGAGATAGTAAGATGAGAGAGTTACCCTTCCTGTGTTTGTACCGGGAAGTCCGTTTGTAAGCTCAGTCCAGTTTGCGCCGCTGTTTGTGGATTGGTAAATTCCCTGAGTTGAGCTTGATAAGTTTCCTACTCCTGCATAGATAATATTTGTATCTATTCTGTCTATTTCAATATCCATAACCATCTGGCCTGTAAAAACCTGACTCCAGCTGCTTCCGCCATCTATAGTTTTGTAAATCCCTTCCGATGTTGCCGCATAAACTGTGTTGGAGTTTCTTGGATTGAAAACCAAATCTGCAACTCCCCTGTTCTGCGCATAGGTCCAGTCCAATGACTTCGTCCAGTTAACTCCGCCATTAGTCGATTTTAAAATTCCTATTCCATAACTGCCGCGTGTTGTTCTCGTGCTGAGTCCGTTCAATGCTGCCGTATAGCCATAAACTTCTCCTGTGCCTATGAACATTAAATTTGTATTTGCTGAATCCAGTATAACTGCGCTTACGCCGACTGTCTGAAATCCTGTCGGCACATTTACCCAGGCAGTTGTTCCAAGTCCACCGTTCGTGCTTTTCCATAATCCGCCGCCTGCAGAACCTGCCCAGAGTATTGATGTATCAGCAGGATTAATTGTAATGCACAGCATTCTTCCGCCGATATTTTCGGGTCCTATATTAGTCCATGTATTAGAGGCATCTGTATTGGAAGTTAAGGAAGGTATATTTTTTGATTTCTCGTATTCGACGGTATATTTATCCGATGGAATATCTGCATACGGATATGCGCGGGAATCATTTACAAAATTTAATGCTTCAAATGATTCGCTTGATTTTTCATCGCAGAACCCGACAGGAAAGTTATCAGGATTTGGAGTTTGTGAATTATTTTGATTCGGCGAAATATAATAAAAGAAAATTAACAGTAAAAAAATTACAGCTGTTCTTATAAATAACATCCGGGGATTTAGTTTAAGCCTTAAAAATAATATTTACATATTCTAAATAAAATGAATTTGGAATTTGAATTAAAGGAAAAATATCGGAAAATGTTTTTAATAAATTAAAAAGCCCGGTGGAAATTCCATCGGGCTTCTGCTAAATCTGATTATTTAAAAGTATTATTTTACAAGAATCATTTTCTTGCTGTCAACAAAATTTTCCGATTCAAGTTTATAGAAATAAACTCCCGAAGGCAAATTCATTGCATTAAAATTAACTGAGTAACTGTTTGCGGTTTTTAATTCACCATTCAATAATCTTGCAACTTCCTTCCCTGCTATATCAAATACCGTAAGAGTCACATTTGCATCCTTAGGCAAAGTAAAATTTATATTTGTCGTAGGATTAAAAGGATTCGGATAATTCTGCTCAAGAATAAACTTATCGGCCACTGAGTTTCCGTTATTCGAAACATGTGTAACTGCAGCGTATCTGTCATAAAAAACATTGCGCGCTGTTCCGTTTAGTCCAACCCATGTAACTCCCAGATCTCCGGCTGTATTGTAATATTCAATTATTGAAGGAGTATAAAATGCAAATCCAACAGCCGGTATATGCTGACTTATCTGTATCGGCGTTGTAAAAGTTGAAGGATTATTATTATTTGCCAGTGTATAAACTAATTTCGTACTTTGATTTGTCTGAGGAAAAGCAGCAGTGCTATCTGAACGATAAACTAAATCAACTCCTCCTGCGCCGAGTTTGTAATGTGTAGCATCAAACCAGAAATTTGATCTGCCCGTTGAAGAGCCGATTGTAAAAGATGCTCCGAAAGTTGCTCCGTTATCATTGCTTTGCATACAGTACATTTCATAAAAACCGGGAGTTCCTCCGGAAAAAAATAACCAGGCTTTGCCGCCATTGATAACTCCCTTAACTTGCGGCTTTTGTGTACCTGCGGGAATCGTAGTTAAAAATCCTCCGACGACTGTTAATGTACCGGGTGCTGATTCTCTGTATCTAACTGTTCTGACTGCGCCCGCCGTTGTATCGGGAATAATGGCAACGCCAAAATAAGAAATCAAACAAGTGTCTCCTGTACCTGACATATAAATATTAGGGTTTGCAGCTGTATTGCTTAAAAATACTGCGCCTCCCCATGAAGCGCCGCTGTTTGCTGAACCGAAAAACCTCACTTCATTATTTGTATTCAAATCAATTATAAGATACAAACTGTTAGTCGACGAAATACATGCATCAAAGTTATTTACATTTGTGTATGTGGTAAACTGATTAAGATTATTAGTTATAACATTCCAGCAATAAACCAGACTTCCAAGCTGAAAGAAACAAAAAATTGAATCGCTGTCAGCTCTGCCTACCATTTTTATTTTATTGATTACATTAGAGGGAGATATAGAACCCGTCACAGCCCAGTTTGCTCCGTTATTGGAGGAAGCAAGCACAACAATGCTTTTTCCCGGAATTATACTTGTATCGGGAATAGCTGTATAAATTGTATTGTTCGAATTTCTATAAACTCCTGTGACTTTACCCAAAGGCTCAGTTGTGGAAACTGTGTAATCATTTCCCCAGTCCACATTTGAATGATAAGGTAATGGCGGGTTATAAACTTCACTTCTTATTTCCTGTGAACGAACTGCAGAAACAGTTAGAAAAAATGTTATCGTTGAAAATATCAGTA from Bacteroidota bacterium carries:
- a CDS encoding LruC domain-containing protein, with the translated sequence MKKIFTLLIFLISFKAAFSGGAGTKFQMYVPPVNENNNRPVCLVITAFTDSTSVVLTDDGSDGDTDDSWSGILMRGQSYVCYMKDGAVNDDAGGKWDGDYFLVSSNKPVIVYQQVNSDWEHDFLPSDNGTMTGNTFFVYVNTSPFSNRDINVFTYFDSTNVRINDISVSGMNNTGLTSVNPLPNNNLLVNTNLNINQDLIYTSSTGRNLLNNGKSYMITTSKPVTVQYGALTTNSREAGAYVPGRTGSTVDSLFYFNIPSDYKKEQELRIASYSNNVTLQVEWLNNGNNWVQLQSYNLNQFQVGNFLDNGNQNEHKFRAYTNGGKVSIFEGNYLQSSYGATTADIYSYAASDRGINAGQNLVVYLPYPNKIDNCVIPGTNQKYTTLSADGLFTHLFIYANYDNSEVRIRDNNLSGLVDTTINLSAGKYYDFKVNKAKYNQLNNGATTIPYMRVTSTQPIVVATCNWSGDWMCFANDMIADNVNVINNTSKAEVNSNDTISYFAYLTNRAGVALNGANVTVTLPDGLDYQSSVLTSNTQGNLGSGTYTAGTTQSTVKWSGFSFSTSDTLKIKIIAKGELNYYNGNPIPNNTSVTVSTLLKGNALADTLSAQNSASISIKNSNPNTQINNYILAFEDIKNSAWNDWDVNDFVASMKQTIVTDLSLNITKITYDYETLARGSSFDHIFKHKVNLTGSTTTSLTVYDTLGNTIPALSFSNQANTGAFTTTIFPSSKAALPPAGGLFSTNTSPLQVGVKKGYKAKLEITVNNTSNPLSGFTTGKSDPYIITSVGGEIHIASLAGPSGNTQNLDNTNLIGQPLYGYYLDLGYQNPSTYKWPLEGPAYPIWVAYPRFTSYITSNKTLNTDWYNFPDTSKVWNKHIVTTDEMSFTSTAKNRFEGNKGLGKRIFQDSIAKFFASPKYYDLDGDGIQEVIIGAMDKRMYAFKSNGEIMQGFPFPTDGIIRSTAAIDTVNGKKVIVFGSDDGNLFAIDNNGNLLKGFPFYTGGAIKSSPVIADIYNDGSKEIIVFSGNGNISVVGFDGAMKNGFPVKVQKTQDAYGNLVILSSPAIGDIDNDGSKEIVIGTSDSTLNVVRADGTIQSGFPVRLDNVVYSSPVISKLNGNSYEIVAASSGGYLYLIKPNGTIITRRQLSQGFISSPVIADMNRDSTKEIIIAGTDGNILSINPSEALEVNWNMQTVTEFDSSPVIADVNGDGFMEAVYCGMNGAVFVINKDGVMDLNTTNLFGLFGGWIVSSPAIGDLDANGKLDITIASFDETIKTYELPDTKASSVIQWQFFGKDLTNTRFDGTNNNVNPAGNQLGQIFNYPNPVKESTTLIRAELPTETQDIKLQIYDLGGQLVKTATFKEFARNGFYYDYRWNLQNERGVEVANGAYIYIIKAKVGGIEYTKSQKMGVVR
- the mscL gene encoding large-conductance mechanosensitive channel protein MscL, encoding MSIIKEFKAFAMRGNVLDLAIGVIIGAAFGKIVSAFVDKIIMPPIGILLGKVNFVDLKFVLQKAVMEGDKVVSPEVAIGYGAFAQSIIDFVIIAFCIFIVIKIYQAAVKKEEAAPPPPPAPPTKEQMLLTEIRDLLKENKAK
- a CDS encoding T9SS type A sorting domain-containing protein; translated protein: MKSLFCFMLTLMSIFTLTTDFTLAQQLRWRVLPAGFVSPTRLEDICFINANTGWTITNYSDQFGGDHHHIFKTTNGGKSWSDQSDSSSIYYRCIGFADSLNGWIGMLSRDNVPIIRTTNGGANWFPSLVTPITDTNNVCGLSVINKNIVYGCGRYCGPSRFYKTTNGGVNWTVKDMSQYATGLVDIHFFSADSGFVVGGTGGIWPDMNAVVLFTSDGGETWVERHRTVRSQEWGWKISFPTRNTAYISLESWISDNQFLKTTNGGVNWIEKPFVSGYNQEGIGFINENTGWLGGGPMTYKTTNGGDNWFADNIGARMNRFRFINDTLGYAVGQKILKFSRDSTTGINVISNEIPAKFYLEQNYPNPFNPGTKIRFEVASPTADMRLEVYNSLGQLVETLVDKILRTGTYEVEFSAANHPSGIYYYRLITNNYAEVKKMILVK
- a CDS encoding outer membrane beta-barrel protein; this encodes MKSNKTVLTILLLTILSINSYAQDRKVSFSAGVNLPVGGFSDIYKAGPSAQIGFVFLSLPLIPLDLSVNAEYNSFGYKNSYFTDQFKTNLGATASGFTPDWMASDFSIMFGGRLKLPGLIVNPYGEAQVGVHFMNFNQRLTGQINASSSDPSNISLAGATESVSETGVGTSFGVGTEISIIPKLTIDIGVKYNYAGITYSKGYTVFRNNNSQYTSPEMKNASFITTRAGIMISF
- a CDS encoding CHAD domain-containing protein; this encodes MDISKKYLFEYYLSLQNDCIKELWKIKKNFKRRDIHNFRVCVKKINAFKSLLNFFKYGEKFDNELLRKLYNSAGKLRTNTLLKTELRALKISDKHLNEYFKTQSKKLAEKLEYQISSYSVGLKTIFKEEKTKLEFLLNESGNIENLSFKYLNNLFKKISEFEITNEKKKSPLHDLRKLMKEAGYNYDLICDAFYFLKDEVIMRQIDNLNKILGAWHDLTIFNKFIHKNNFKNSDRILQQLNNDVTKSENLIYSALQNFIKNLQELNF
- a CDS encoding T9SS type A sorting domain-containing protein: MLFIRTAVIFLLLIFFYYISPNQNNSQTPNPDNFPVGFCDEKSSESFEALNFVNDSRAYPYADIPSDKYTVEYEKSKNIPSLTSNTDASNTWTNIGPENIGGRMLCITINPADTSILWAGSAGGGLWKSTNGGLGTTAWVNVPTGFQTVGVSAVILDSANTNLMFIGTGEVYGYTAALNGLSTRTTRGSYGIGILKSTNGGVNWTKSLDWTYAQNRGVADLVFNPRNSNTVYAATSEGIYKTIDGGSSWSQVFTGQMVMDIEIDRIDTNIIYAGVGNLSSSTQGIYQSTNSGANWTELTNGLPGTNTGRVTLSSYYLNHNIVYAVIGSRTSSAGTVGIYKTTDQGATWTQTSGGTPDMLEDQGWYAAGVKIKDNDSSQMLFSGVNFYKSTNSGVTITQKSSTNTSAANYIHVDHHQIISNPYDANKIYVATDGGIYRSFDFGENYTRCNNKLVTAQFYGGFSNSATDSTLAIGGLQDNGIARYDGSNSWYRPSGGDGTYCSINPLNNNSIIMGDKYMEVNYSSNKGAQNTMTTTFTSNSVNANFISPIVRSPSDTGVVYAGAKKIFKSTNGGISFDSLAAALDGNKILSIAVSKTSSDTLYAATVPNSGGANQMGFFKSTNGSTSWTNITTGLPNRYPNKIAVDPLDSRIVYAAFGGFGTSHVYKTTDGGSSWSDINGTLPDVPVQSIVVDPSISHNVYLGNDLGIYISTNSGTTWSSFSDGMPEAAMVFDLSISPANNSIRAATHGRGVYERKLWPDTPLPVELVSFYSLVERNSVTLKWKTSGEVNNKEFIIERKNIDGQWSSIGKVNGNGTVQNEKNYSFTDKNIKAGKYSYRLKQTDLNGNYRYYELSNEVVIGVPQKFELLQNYPNPFNPSTKINFNLPKEGRVTLRVFDMNGKEVMSLIENKILSADYHSVEMPGANLSSGIYFYRLETPDFVQSKKMVLIK